In a single window of the Eleginops maclovinus isolate JMC-PN-2008 ecotype Puerto Natales chromosome 6, JC_Emac_rtc_rv5, whole genome shotgun sequence genome:
- the LOC134866184 gene encoding BTB/POZ domain-containing protein 2, protein MAAGDNSGRPPCLNFSGPGPLGNSQPSNSVFSMPASNGGAVGAAGGVQGAARRPNPQMGPGGGDSNGVSSGAQPTAQNSLQQSSAAGAAGAMSTQASNMATAASNAAASAAASATPAAASVLVYREPVYNWQATKSTVKERFAFLFNNEVLSDVHFLVGKGMGVQRIPAHRFVLAVGSAVFDAMFNGGMATTSTEIELPDVEPAAFLALLKFLYSDEVQIGPETVMTTLYTAKKYAVPALEAHCVEFLKKNLRADNAFMLLTQARLFDEPQLASLCLENIDKNTGDALAAEGFTDIDLDTLVAVLERDTLGVREVRLFGASVRWADAETHRQQMQPTPENKRKVLGKALTLIRFPLMTIEEFAAGPAQSSILSDREVVSLFLHFTVNPKPRVEFIDRPRCCLRGKECSITRFGQVESRWGYSGTSDRIRFSVNRRIFVVGFGLYGSIHGPTDYQVNIQIIHTDSNTVLGQNDTGFSCDGSANTFRVMFKEPVEILPNVNYTACATLKGPDSHYGTKGMRKVTHESSSTGTKTCFTFCYAAGNNNGTSVEDGQIPEVIFYT, encoded by the exons ATGGCTGCTGGAGACAACAGCGGCAGGCCTCCTTGCCTTAATTTCTCCGGTCCTGGTCCTTTGGGAAACAGCCAGCCAAGTAACAGCGTGTTCTCCATGCCGGCGTCTAACGGTGGAGCGGTCGGTGCGGCCGGGGGAGTGCAGGGCGCAGCGAGGCGTCCTAACCCGCAGATGGGGCCTGGCGGCGGAGACAGCAACGGTGTGTCGAGCGGAGCTCAGCCGACTGCGCAGAACTCCCTGCAGCAGTCCTCTGCGGCAGGTGCTGCAGGGGCCATGTCCACCCAAGCGTCCAACATGGCAACCGCGGCGTCAAACGCAGCCGCGTCGGCAGCAGCTAGCGCCACCCCGGCTGCTGCGTCTGTGCTGGTGTACCGAGAGCCGGTGTACAACTGGCAAGCGACCAAGAGCACCGTCAAGGAGCGATTCGCTTTCCTCTTCAACAACGAAGTGCTCAGTGACGTTCATTTTTTAGTGGGCAAAGGGATGGGAGTTCAGAGGATACCTGCGCACAG GTTTGTTTTGGCTGTGGGGAGCGCAGTGTTTGATGCCATGTTCAACGGAGGGATGGCAACGACTTCGACGGAAATCGAGCTTCCTGATGTGGAGCCAGCTGCGTTCCTGGCCCTGCTAAA GTTTCTCTACTCTGATGAAGTCCAGATTGGGCCTGAGACAGTGATGACCACACTATATACAGCTAAGAAATATGCAGTTCCTGCCCTGGAGGCTCACTGTGTGGAGTTCCTCAAGAAGAACTTGAGAGCAGACAATGCGTTCATGCTGCTCACACAG GCTCGCTTGTTTGACGAGCCTCAGCTCGCCAGCCTCTGTCTGGAGAACATTGATAAGAACACTGGAGATGCTCTCGCCGCTGAAGGCTTCACAGACATAGATTTGG ATACGTTGGTGGCCGTGTTGGAGAGGGATACTCTTGGGGTGCGGGAGGTGCGTTTGTTCGGTGCTTCGGTGCGCTGGGCAGATGCCGAGACTCACAGGCAGCAGATGCAGCCCACGCCCGAGAACAAACGCAAAGTGCTGGGCAAAGCTCTTACACTCATCCGCTTCCCTCTCATGACTATTGAGGAATTTGCTGCAG GTCCAGCCCAGTCCAGTATTCTGTCTGACAGAGAGGTGGtgagtctcttccttcactttACAGTAAACCCAAAGCCTCGTGTTGAATTCATCGACCGGCCTCGCTGCTGCCTCCGCGGGAAGGAGTGTAGCATCACACGTTTTGGACAGGTGGAAAGCCGCTGGGGTTACAGTGGGACAAGCGACCGCATACG GTTTTCGGTAAACAGAAGGATATTTGTGGTCGGGTTTGGTCTCTATGGCTCTATACACGGACCCACAGACTACCAAGTTAACATACAG ATCATTCACACAGACAGCAACACAGTGCTGGGTCAGAACGATACAGGCTTCAGCTGTGACGGGTCGGCCAACACTTTCAGAGTCATGTTCAAAGAACCGGTGGAGATCTTACCCAACGTCAACTACACGGCCTGTGCTACACTCAAG GGCCCAGACTCACATTACGGGACTAAGGGGATGAGAAAGGTAACCCACGAGTCGTCCTCCACTGGCACAAAGACGTGCTTCACCTTCTGTTACGCAGCAGGCAACAACAACGGCACTTCTGTAGAGGACGGACAGATTCCCGAGGTCATCTTCTACACATAG
- the LOC134866180 gene encoding LOW QUALITY PROTEIN: elongation factor 2b-like (The sequence of the model RefSeq protein was modified relative to this genomic sequence to represent the inferred CDS: inserted 1 base in 1 codon), with protein MVNFTVDQIRAIMDKKSNIRNMSVIAHVDHGKSTLTDSLVSKAGIIASSRAGETRFTDTRKDEQERCITIKSTAISMYYELADSDLAFIKQNVDGNGFLINLIDSPGHVDFSSEVTAALRVTDGALVVVDCVSGVCVQTETVLRQAIAERIKPVLMMNKMDRALLELQLEPDELFQTFQRIVENVNVIISTYGEDESGPMGNIMIDPIIGTVGFGSGLHGWAFTLKQFAEMYVAKFTAKGYAQLGTAERSKKVEDMMKKLWGDRYFDPNAGKFSKTANGPDGQKLPRTFCQLVLDPIFKVFDAIMNFKKDETAKLIEKLDVKLDSEDKEKEGKPLLKAVMRRWLPAGEALLQMITIHLPSPVTAQRYRCELLYEGPGDDEAAMGIKNCDSKAPLMMYISKMVPTTDKGRFYAFGRVFSGTVSTGLKVRIMGPNFSPGKKDDLFIKPIQRTILMMGRYVEPIEDVPCGNIVGLVGVDQYLIKTGTITTYEQAHNMRVMKFSVSPVVRVAVEAKNPADLPKLVEGLKRLAKSDPMVQCIIEESGEHIIAGXGELHLEICLKDLEEDHAGIPLKKSDPVVSYRETVSEESDQMCLSKSPNKHNRLFMKARPFPDGLADDIEKGEVTHRQELKARARYLTDKYDWEVGEARKIWCFGPDGSGANLLVDVTKGVQYLNEIKDSVVAGFQWASKEGALCEENMRAVRFDIHDVTLHADAIHRGGGQIIPTARRVLYACQLTAQPRLMEPVYQVEIQCPEQVVGGIYGVLNRKRGHVFEESQVIGTPMFIVKAFLPVNESFGFTADLRSNTGGQAFPQCVFDHWQILPGDPSDPTTRPFQVVAEIRKRKGLKENIPALDNYLDKL; from the exons ATG GTGAACTTCACCGTGGATCAGATTCGTGCCATCATGGACAAGAAGTCCAACATCAGGAACATGTCTGTGATTGCCCATGTGGATCATGGGAAGTCCACTCTGACTGACTCCCTGGTGTCCAAGGCGGGGATTATCGCTTCTTCCCGAGCCGGAGAGACCCGCTTCACAGACACACGCAAAGACGAGCAGGAGCGCTGCATCACCATCAAATCAAC GGCCATCTCTATGTACTACGAGCTTGCCGACAGCGACCTGGCGTTTATCAAGCAGAATGTAGACGGGAACGGCTTCCTCATCAACCTGATCGACTCTCCTGGTCACGTAGACTTCTCCTCTGAGGTCACGGCTGCCCTCAGGGTCACAGATGGAGCCCTGGTAGTGGTGGACTGTGTCTCTG gtgtgtgtgtgcagactgaAACTGTACTGCGGCAGGCCATTGCTGAGCGCATCAAGCCGGTTTTGATGATGAACAAGATGGATCGGGCCCTACttgagctgcagctggagcCAGATGAGCTCTTCCAGACCTTTCAGCGCATCGTGGAGAACGTCAACGTCATTATCTCCACCTATGGAGAGGATGAGAGCGGGCCCATGGGGAACATCATG ATTGACCCCATTATTGGCACAGTCGGGTTCGGCTCAGGCCTCCATGGCTGGGCATTCACCTTGAAGCAATTTGCTGAGATGTATGTGGCTAAGTTCACAGCAAAAGGATACGCGCAGCTgggaacagcagagaggagTAAGAAAGtagaagacatgatgaagaaaCTGTGGGGAGACAG ATATTTTGACCCAAATGCCGGCAAGTTCAGTAAGACTGCAAACGGTCCTGATGGCCAGAAACTTCCCCGCACCTTCTGCCAGCTCGTTTTGGACCCCATCTTTAAG GTCTTTGATGCAATCATGAATTTCAAGAAGGACGAGACAGCCAAACTAATTGAGAAGCTGGACGTCAAACTGGACTCTGAGGACAAGGAGAAAGAGGGGAAGCCCCTGCTGAAGGCTGTGATGCGTCGCTGGCTGCCAGCCGGAGAAGCCCTGCTGCAGATGATCACCATCCACCTGCCCTCCCCCGTCACTGCACAGAGATACCGCTGTGAGCTGCTCTACGAGGGGCCCGGAGACGACGAGGCTGCCATGG GTATTAAAAACTGCGACTCTAAGGCTCCTCTGATGATGTATATTTCCAAGATGGTCCCAACCACTGACAAGGGACGTTTCTATGCCTTCGGCCGTGTGTTCTCTGGCACTGTGTCCACTGGGCTGAAAGTGCGTATCATGGGGCCAAACTTCAGTCCTGGCAAGAAAGACGACCTTTTCATCAAACCCATCCAGAG GACCATTCTGATGATGGGCCGTTATGTGGAGCCAATTGAAGATGTTCCTTGCGGCAACATCGTAGGTCTGGTTGGAGTAGACCAGTACCTGATTAAAACAGGGACTATTACCACCTATGAACAA GCCCACAACATGAGGGTGATGAAGTTCAGTGTGAGTCCTGTGGTCAGAGTAGCTGTGGAGGCCAAGAACCCAGCTGACCTGCCTAAGCTGGTGGAGGGACTGAAGCGTCTGGCCAAGTCTGACCCCATGGTGCAGTGCATCATCGAGGAGTCTGGGGAGCACATCATCGCCG GCGGGGAGCTGCACCTGGAGATCTGCCTGAAGGACCTGGAGGAAGATCATGCCGGCATTCCTCTGAAG AAATCAGACCCAGTCGTGTCTTACAGAGAGACGGTGTCAGAAGAATCAGATCAAATGTGTTTGTCCAAGTCTCCCAACAAGCACAATCGCCTCTTCATGAAGGCCCGCCCCTTCCCCGACGGCCTGGCTGACGACATCGAGAAGGGGGAGGTCACCCATCGGCAGGAGCTCAAGGCCCGTGCACGTTACCTCACAGACAAGTACGATTGGGAGGTGGGCGAAGCCAGGAAGATCTGGTGCTTCGGTCCAGATGGCAGCGGGGCCAACCTGCTGGTCGATGTGACAAAGGGCGTTCAGTACCTTAACGAGATCAAGGACAGCGTCGTGGCTGGTTTCCAGTGGGCATCTAAAGAG GGTGCCTTATGTGAGGAGAATATGCGCGCTGTTCGCTTTGACATTCACGACGTGACACTGCACGCAGACGCTATCCACCGCGGTGGAGGACAGATTATTCCCACAGCTCGTAGGGTGCTGTACGCCTGCCAGCTCACCGCTCAGCCAAGACTCATGGAGCCTGTATACCAGGTGGAGATACAG TGCCCGGAGCAGGTGGTCGGGGGTATCTACGGCGTGTTGAACAGGAAACGAGGTCACGTGTTTGAGGAATCCCAAGTCATCGGCACTCCCATGTTTATTGTGAAAGCCTTCCTGCCTGTCAACGAGTCCTTTG GGTTCACAGCTGACCTGCGCAGCAACACTGGAGGCCAGGCctttcctcagtgtgtgtttgaccacTGGCAGATTCTTCCAGGAGACCCTAGCGACCCGACCACCAGACCCTTCCAGGTTGTTGCTGAAATTAGGAAACGCAAAGGTCTGAAAGAGAACATACCTGCCCTCGACAACTACTTGGACAAACTGTAA